The window CAAAGCGTTAAAGTACAGGCTGTTCTTGGCCAAAGACGCCATCTCGACATCAATATCCACATTGTTCTTGTCGTAACGCATGGAAGACGACTGGTCCAGTTCAATCTTCGCCAAAGCCCTACCCCGGAAAGGAATGGGCATGTGGCGATCATGCGTACGCACGATCTTGAGCCCGCCCTCAGCATCGAGATCAAGCTCCTTCGCAAGAAGATCCTCGAACACGACGTTGCTCTTCTTGAAATTCGGCGTGTTAACATTGGCGATGTTGTGGCTGATGACCTCCTGTCGAAGGTTCGCCGCCCCCATACCGCGCTGCATAACGTCGAGCGCCCTGTTGCCTACGATTTGCTCCAGCATTGCGGTGTTCCACATCCTTTCCCTATAACTCTCTCTAAAGTTCGACGAAATGAGAAAAAATCCTTTCCCGCCGAACTTCTTTTTTCAAAAAGGCGAAGCAAAAAGCAAATGTGCTTCGCGTACAAGCTGAAAATCATTGCCCAAATCCATACATCATGATTAACAAATTTATCCATCGTGATTTTGCACTTTCTATTCTACCATAAAATCGGAAATGATTCACTCCATTTCTCAGTTTTTTTTAACGACTGTAAAATAGTCCTATAAGGGGCAAGAAAAAAGGGGCGGGTTCATGCCTCGGCATGTCCCAGTCCCCTTCCTTGCTTCTTCAGTTTTCCACCCGTTGAAGTTCTTCGAGCAAATAAGGATTGAGCACCTTGATGTGCGTTCCCTTCATGCCGAGCGACTTCGATTGAATGAGCCCCGCCGACTCGAATTTTCTCAGCGCATTGACGATGACGGAGCGCGTGATCTTCGCGCGATCCGCAATTTTCGAGGCGACGAGCAGTCCCTCGGATCCTTCCAGTTCGCCAAAGATGCTCTTCGCCGCCTTGACCTCCGAGAAGGAGAGTGTCGCCAAGGCGATCTGCACCGTCGCCTTCTTGCGTGCCTCGATCTCGATCTGCTGCGTGCGGTCGCGCAGCATCTCCATGCCGACGACCGTCGCACCGTACTCGGCAAGGATCAGATCGGCTTCCGTAAAGTCCGTATCATACTTCGCGATGATCAATGTGCCGATGCGGTCACCTACACCATAGATCGGCACTATCGTGGTATTCTTTCCCTCAAATCGACAGTCCGTATCCTCCGTGAAGGCACAGATTCCCGTCTTCGACTTCAAGTTCGGCGAAGTCTCGTCCATCTTCAGCAGCCAGCTCACATACCTCTTGGGAAAGCTTCCTTGCTGCACGACGTTTGCAAGCATCAGGTCGCACTCGAAATCATCGATGAAGGCATGTCCGAAGATCTTGCCCGCCTTGTTCACAATATAGACATTCGCATCGATCACCGCACTCAAGACGCGCGATATGCTGTCGTACTCGACGCTTTCCGCGCGCTGCAGCAGACGGTTGATTTTCCTCGTTTTCTCCAGTAATGTCGCCATGCAAACTCCATTCCTTTCTCCACGGCAATACGACTTCCAAATTCAGGCTATTGCCTACACCTTCATTTTAACACATTTTTCTAAATAATCAAAGATGCGGGAAAGAAATGTTGAATTTTTCTTGATTTTTTCGTCAATAGCACGAGAGAAGGCCCACACTTTCATGTCAGGCCGACCATCACCTCGCGAAACACCTCACCCAAGGAATCGTGAATCACGAGATCCGCCCTTTCGTCCGCCTTCGTCGCCGTCTTGTTGACGAGCACGAGATGCCTGCCTTTGAAACAGCGCAGAAGTCCCGCCGCCGGATAGACGACGAGCGATGTACCGCCGACAATGAGGAGATCCGCCGCAGCAATCGCGCGTACGGCAGCATCGAGCACATCGGCGTCGAGGCTTTCCTCATAGAGCACGACATCCGGCTTCACGATACCACCGCACTTCGTGCAATGCGGTACACCCTCGCTCGCCTGCAGAAATCTTTCATCGTAAAACGCACGGCAGTCCATGCAGTAACTGCGCCGGATCGATCCATGCAGTTCCAGCACGCGCGAAGAGCCGGCTTCCTGGTGCAGTCCGTCGATGTTCTGCGTGACGACGGCCTTGAGCTTTCCCATGCGCTCAAGCGCGGCGAGCGCCTTGTGGCAATCGTTCGGTTTCGCTTCCATATAAACGAGGCGCTTGCGGTAAAAATCGAAAAACTCCTCAGGGCAGCGCTCGAAAAACGTATGCGAGACAAGCTCTTCGGGAGAAACGTGCTGTGCGAGCATCTTGCTGTAGATTCCCGTGGCGCTGCGAAAATCGGGAATGCCCGATTCCGTCGAGACGCCGGCGCCGCCAAAGAATACGATATTGTCACTTTCCTTCAATAAATCATGAAACACGGCGATCTTTTCATCCTTCATTGCTTTCGCCCCCTCTTCTGCCATTTTCCGTGCATCCTGCAAATTCAAACGTCCTCAGCAATCTCGCGGTATATATCTTCCAAGTCCTTCATATAGCCCTTCGCATCCATCAGTGGCGAGGCTTCCATGCGCGCGCGCAGGTCGCGATGCAGGCGGCGCAGGATGTCGGGCGCGTCCGCAAGCTCCACGGCTTTTCGCACGTATTCCATATCGCCTCGTGCCACGAGCTGTGAAAGCCCCGCATTTTCCAAGATGCTTGTCGAAAAGCGCGAGCCGTGCGTGCCGCCCGCTTTTGTGATGACGGGCACGCCCATGTAGAGCGCCTCGCACGTCGTGACGCCGCCCGTATAAGGGAAGGTGTCGAGCACGATGTCGATGTCCGTGTACTGCTCAAGATAATCGGGGCTGTACGGGCGAAGCTCGACCTGTGCGAGCGGTATGCCGAAGCGCTGCAGACGCTCCTTCACGATCTTCCTGCCCGCCGCAATGCTGCAGATCTTGCTCTTGACGACGAGCCGCGCCCCCTTCATGCGCTCAAGCACGCCGCGCCACAAGGCGAGCATATCGTCCGACACCTTGGAGAAGTTGTTGAAACTGCCAAACGTGATATAGCCGTTCTTCACAAACGGCGCCTCCCCGCCGCTCTTCGGCATATCGCGCAGCACGGGCGCATAACAGAGGTGGCTGTGCGGCATGCGCAGCACCTTCTCTGAAAAGCCGCGCGCGCCCATGTCCCACGGCGAGCAATAGATGTCGGAAAGGAAATAGTCGACCGCACGAAGCCCCGTCGTCGCCATGTAGCCGATCGCCGTCATCTGCACGGGCGCAGGCCGCCGGGCGAGCACGGGCAGACCGCTTCCCTGCGTGTGCCCGGCAAGATCGACGAGGATGTCGATGCCGTCCCTCTCGATGAGGCGCGCCGCATCCCTAGCCGAGAGGCGCGAGACATCCTTCCACTGTACTCTTTTCTGGCGAAAGAGCGAGGTCACACGGTCGCGCTTGCCCCGCGCATAGCAGGTGACCTCGAACGAAGCGGCGTCAAAATCGCGCACGAGCGG of the Selenomonas sputigena genome contains:
- the codY gene encoding GTP-sensing pleiotropic transcriptional regulator CodY; this encodes MATLLEKTRKINRLLQRAESVEYDSISRVLSAVIDANVYIVNKAGKIFGHAFIDDFECDLMLANVVQQGSFPKRYVSWLLKMDETSPNLKSKTGICAFTEDTDCRFEGKNTTIVPIYGVGDRIGTLIIAKYDTDFTEADLILAEYGATVVGMEMLRDRTQQIEIEARKKATVQIALATLSFSEVKAAKSIFGELEGSEGLLVASKIADRAKITRSVIVNALRKFESAGLIQSKSLGMKGTHIKVLNPYLLEELQRVEN
- the flgB gene encoding flagellar basal body rod protein FlgB, whose amino-acid sequence is MLEQIVGNRALDVMQRGMGAANLRQEVISHNIANVNTPNFKKSNVVFEDLLAKELDLDAEGGLKIVRTHDRHMPIPFRGRALAKIELDQSSSMRYDKNNVDIDVEMASLAKNSLYFNALARQVGAGFSQMRSVITGQ
- a CDS encoding NAD-dependent protein deacylase, whose translation is MAEEGAKAMKDEKIAVFHDLLKESDNIVFFGGAGVSTESGIPDFRSATGIYSKMLAQHVSPEELVSHTFFERCPEEFFDFYRKRLVYMEAKPNDCHKALAALERMGKLKAVVTQNIDGLHQEAGSSRVLELHGSIRRSYCMDCRAFYDERFLQASEGVPHCTKCGGIVKPDVVLYEESLDADVLDAAVRAIAAADLLIVGGTSLVVYPAAGLLRCFKGRHLVLVNKTATKADERADLVIHDSLGEVFREVMVGLT